From a region of the Hymenobacter jejuensis genome:
- a CDS encoding carboxypeptidase-like regulatory domain-containing protein, with amino-acid sequence MLKRLLSLVAFALLVPVLSFAQATKISGRIVDQKTKEPIPFASIGLREEQTGALTNEYGFFQIAAPEKSAQDSLIIMALGYERKAVLVKKGANMTDLIIEVPKRQIVLGEVTVKGGKVKDLALGAKSNTPGEGMIQGMPGSQYAFFVKNDKGKKLGNVRTVSFYIGENGFPREPFRVRLYKADGNYNSPNTDLLMDNVVVSAAKGGEWYTVDLTQYNITAPEEGFFVAMEWIVSGDKFYTTNFMDTYTPYGQILRPTFEFKESRTWNYTIGRGWSLITLANNGLRYNAMIRAEVDMIKD; translated from the coding sequence ATGCTCAAACGATTACTCTCACTTGTTGCTTTTGCCTTGCTGGTTCCGGTGCTGAGTTTTGCTCAGGCCACCAAAATTTCTGGTCGCATCGTCGATCAGAAGACGAAGGAGCCGATTCCATTTGCTTCCATAGGCCTTCGGGAAGAACAAACCGGAGCTCTGACCAACGAGTACGGCTTCTTTCAGATTGCCGCTCCCGAAAAAAGCGCGCAGGACTCTCTGATCATCATGGCCTTGGGCTACGAGCGCAAAGCAGTGTTGGTGAAGAAAGGCGCCAACATGACCGACCTGATCATCGAAGTACCTAAGCGTCAGATCGTTCTGGGCGAGGTAACGGTAAAAGGCGGTAAAGTAAAAGATCTGGCTCTCGGGGCTAAGTCCAATACACCCGGCGAAGGCATGATTCAGGGCATGCCCGGCAGCCAATACGCATTTTTCGTGAAGAACGACAAGGGCAAAAAGCTGGGTAACGTGCGTACGGTGTCGTTCTACATCGGCGAAAACGGTTTTCCGCGGGAGCCTTTCCGCGTGCGATTGTACAAGGCCGATGGCAACTACAACTCGCCCAACACCGACTTGCTCATGGACAACGTGGTGGTATCGGCAGCCAAAGGCGGCGAATGGTACACCGTCGATCTGACGCAGTACAACATTACGGCTCCCGAAGAAGGCTTCTTTGTGGCGATGGAGTGGATCGTGAGCGGCGACAAGTTTTACACCACCAACTTCATGGACACCTACACACCCTACGGGCAGATTCTGCGTCCGACTTTCGAATTCAAAGAAAGCCGCACCTGGAACTACACCATCGGTCGGGGTTGGAGCCTGATTACGCTCGCCAACAATGGTTTACGCTACAACGCCATGATCCGGGCCGAAGTAGATATGATAAAGGACTAG
- a CDS encoding OmpA family protein, translated as MKNSLLSVVALAGLLASCDNLKKPETKDQLSEATADTAVVARTGESAGAATDSAGSKMSNAWEVTKAKLSDVKFPEVNLPDVSVRGNDEYSVYGVDEKVLFDTDKATIKPSASKTLQQISASIGQRYKSNEVRVMGFADSRGDKSYNKELSEQRAEAVKNWLVQNGKLDNARVSVEPMGESNPVASNATASGRQENRRVEIAVRTK; from the coding sequence ATGAAAAATTCCCTGCTTTCCGTAGTAGCTCTTGCTGGTCTGCTCGCCTCGTGCGACAACCTGAAAAAGCCCGAAACCAAAGACCAACTCAGCGAAGCCACCGCCGACACGGCGGTGGTAGCCCGCACAGGTGAGAGTGCCGGCGCTGCCACCGACAGTGCCGGCTCCAAAATGAGCAACGCTTGGGAAGTGACCAAAGCCAAGCTCTCGGATGTGAAGTTTCCGGAAGTAAATCTGCCCGATGTTTCGGTGCGCGGCAATGACGAGTACAGCGTGTATGGCGTCGACGAAAAAGTGCTGTTCGATACCGACAAGGCGACCATCAAGCCCAGCGCGTCCAAAACTTTGCAGCAGATTTCGGCCTCCATTGGGCAGCGCTATAAGTCCAATGAGGTGCGCGTGATGGGGTTTGCCGATTCTCGCGGTGATAAGAGCTATAACAAAGAGTTAAGCGAGCAACGCGCCGAAGCCGTGAAGAATTGGCTCGTGCAAAATGGCAAACTCGACAACGCCCGCGTGAGCGTCGAGCCGATGGGCGAGTCGAACCCCGTGGCTAGCAACGCTACCGCCAGCGGTCGTCAGGAAAACCGCCGCGTAGAAATTGCGGTACGCACCAAATAA